Part of the Paracoccus sp. MC1862 genome, AGGTTGCGCGGGTCGTCCTCGAACATGGCGCAGCGGGCGGGGTCGAGGCGGTGCGCCTCAAGGACTGCGGCAAAGGATCGCGGGTCGGGTTTGGGGTGGTAGCCGACCTCTCCGATGCCGTGGATCGCGTCGAAGACCGCCAGTTCGCGCCGCGCCAGCACCTGCCCCGCATAGGCGGAATCGGCGTTGGTATGGATGATCTTCAGCCCCGGCAGCGCCCGGATCGCCTCCGCCAAGGCAGGCTCGGGCGTCAGGGCGGTGAAGTCGATGTCATGGACCTCGGCCAGATAGGTTTCGGGGTCGATGCCGTGATGGGCCATGAGGCCCGCCAGCGTGGTGCCGTGTTCGCGCCAGTAATGGGCGCGCAGCCGGTCGGCCTCGGGCGCGTCAACGCCCAGCAGGCGCTGGACATAACCCGTCATCCGCGCCTCGATCTGCGAGAACAGCCGCAGGTCGGCGGAATAGAGCGTGTTGTCCAGATCGAAGATCCAGGCGTCGACGTCCGCAAACTCCGCTTGCAGGGCCACCGTGTCGATGTCGCGCAGGGGGCGTGGGGGCATATCCATGAGCGACGGGTAGCGCGGGCGGCGCGGCCTTGCAATCGCCGGGAGGCCCGTCCAACTCTGCCCCGATGAAAGACGCATACAGCCTGATCCTGTCAGCGATCGACGACGGCACCTACCGTCCCGGCGACCGGCTGGTCGAATCGGAACTGGCCGAACGCTTCGGCGTCAGCCGCACCCCCGTGCGCGAGGCGCTGCAGCGACTGGAAACCCAGTCGATGCTGACCCGCGACGGCCGCAGCCTGATCGTGGCGACGCTGGACCACAACCAGCTGGCCGAGCTTTACACCGTCCGCACCGAGCTTGAGGCGCTGGCGGCCCGCCTTGCCGCCCGCCATGCCACGCGCGAGGAGGTGCGGGTGCTGGGCCAGATGGTGGACGACGACCTGCGCATCGTGGACGACCCGCAGGCGCTCAGCCGCGCGAACCGGCGCTTCCACCACCAGATCCACCTCGCATCCCACAACCGCTATCTCGTGCAGCAACTCGACATCGTGCACCGGACCATGGCGCTGATGGCGCGGACCTCGCTGGCCGCCGAAGGGCGGGGCCAGCGGTCGCTGACCGAGCATCGCGAGATCGTCGAGGCCATCGCCTCGGGCGACGGGGACGCGGCGGAAAACGCGCTGCGCAACCACATCTCGACCGCCTTCGAGACGCGGCTGATGGAATCCGCCCGCGCCTGGGCCAGCACCATCGAGCAGGGCCGCAAGTGAGCCTGCGCCTGATCGAGGCCGAGGGCGACATCGCCGAGGGCGTGGCGCATCTGGCGGCGGTCTGCCCCGTCTGGGCGCGTGTCCTGCCCGAGCTTGGTCCCCTGCCGCTGCGCCGGCGCGAGGACGGCTTCGGCGCGCTCATGTCGGCCATCGTCTCGCAGCAGATCTCGGTCGCGGCGGCTGCCTCCATCTCGGCCCGGCTGGCTGCGGCGGGGCTGGATCGGCCGGATGCCATCGCGGCGGCCGAGGACGCGGCCCTGCGCGCCTGCGGGCTGTCGGGCCAGAAGGTCCGCTACCTGCGGGCGCTGACCGGGGCCGATATCGACTTCGCCGCCCTGCGGCAGATGCCCGACGAGGAGGTCAGCGCCACCCTGACCGCGCTGCCCGGCATCGGCCGCTGGACGGCCGAGATGTATCTGATCTTCGCCCTCGGCCGCGCCGATGCCTTTGCCCCCGACGACCTTGCGTTGCAGGAATCGGCGCGGATCATGTATGGGCTGCCGGAACGCCCGCGTGGCAAGGCGCTGGCCGAACTCGCGCGGCCCTGGGCACCGTGGCGCGCGGTTGCCGCGCGCGGGCTCTGGGCCTATTACCACCACGCCAAGGGACGCGAGGGGGTGACATGACGCGCGAGTTGCAATCGGATCGCCGGGGGCCTGAGAAAGCCGGTTCCGTCATCGTCTTCCTGCACGGCTACGGCGCGGATGGCGCCGACCTGCTGGGTCTGGCCGAGCCATTGGGCCGCTACCTGCCCGACACCGTCTTCTATGCCCCGAACGCCTCCGAGCCCTGCGTCAACAATCCCTTCGGCTTCCAGTGGTTTCCGATTCCTTGGCTGGACGGCTCGACCGAGGCGCAGGCCCGCGCCTCGATGGAGAAGTCCATAGACGATGTGAACGCCTTCCTTGACAACGTGCTGGCGCGTGAGGGGCTGCAGGCCGACCGCATGGTGGTCGTCGGCTTCTCGCAGGGGACGATGATGGCGCTGCATGTCCTGCCGCGCCGGGACAAGGCCGTGGCGGGGATCGTCGGCTTCTCGGGCCGGCTTCTGGCGCCGGAACTGGTGGGCGAGGCAAGGGTTCGCCCCCCGGTCCTGCTGCTGCACGGCGACCAGGATCCGATGGTGCCCTTTGCCGACATGGGGCTGGCGGAACGGGCGCTGGCGGGGGCCGGCTTCGACATTGCCACCCATGTGATGCCTGGCACCGGCCATGGCATCTCGCCCGATGGCCTTGGCGCGGCGCTGAGCTTTATCCGCAAGGTACTGGGCGCGAAGTGAAATCCGCGGCGTCGCTGAACCGTCGCCTTGCCGTCATGCCGCATTTACGCGCATCCCCGATACCCCGCCACATGTAGAGCCTTGTCATGGTCGCGCCGCCCAATATAGTCGGCGGCGAGTCCTGAGGCGTGATGGCGGGGACACCCGGATGCTTGACGACCCACATGTCGAGACTGACTTCCGCACCCAGTTCGTGCGCGACCCTGCGTCATTGCGGCGCAACCCGGCGCTGGTCCTGAACGCGGACTACCGGCCCCTCAGCTACTATCCCCTGTCGCTGTGGCCCTGGCAGGAAACCATCAAGGCGGTGTTCCTGGACCGCGTCACCATCCTCGCCGAATACGAGGAGGTCGTGCGAAGCCAGAGGGAAGCGATACGCATCCCCTCGGTCGTGGTGCTGAGGGATTATGTCAGACCCAGGAAGCGCGTGGCATTCACGCGCTTCAATCTTTTCATGCGGGACAGTTTCTGTTGCCAATATTGCGGGTCCAGGGGCGACCTGACCTTCGACCACGTGGTGCCCCGGTCGCGCGGCGGCGTGACAAGCTGGGAAAACGTCGTCGCCGCCTGTTCGCCCTGCAACCTGCGAAAGGCGAACAAGAGCCTGCGCGCCTCGGGCCTGCGGCTGGCCCGTGCGCCCCGCCGCCCTACCTCCGAGGAAATGCACGCCATGGGCCGGCGCTTTCCGCCGAACCACCTGCATGTCAGTTGGATGGACTATCTTTACTGGGACGCCGAGCTGGAAAGCTGAAGCTCAGGCGTCCGGCGTATGGCGCGGCCCGTTGCCGATGCGCGCCGACAGATGCGCGACCGCCGCCGCGATCACCGTGCCAAGCGCCAGCACCGGCAGGGGAATCCCCAGCGACACGGCCACGACCAGCGTGACGCCCGCCGCCACGATCACGGCCAGGACCAGCATCAGGAAATGGGGCAGGGGCATCGCTTTCTCCTTCACGGCCTGAATATGTGGCGCGCTGCCTGAAATGGAAAGCCGCGAATGGCGCGAATTGTTCCCATGCGCGGGCTTGCCAATGTTCCTGTTGTGTTCCAATCTTCGCCCATGCTGCCGCCCCGCAACCCGGACGAGATCCTCAAGGCCCGTGGCGCCGCGCATCGCCCCGCCGCCCGGTTCGAGCCGTACCGGCTTGTGCACGAGGATGACGGCTGGAACACGACCTCTGACGAAAACCTGCTGCGGACCGAGGTCACGACCGAGGTGCCGCGCCGGATCATCACCCGCAACGATTCGCCAGACGTGCCCTTCGACCGTTCGGTGAACCCGTACCGGGGCTGCGAGCATGGCTGCATCTACTGCTTCGCCCGGCCCAGTCACGCCTGGCTGGGTCTGTCGCCGGGCCTCGATTTCGAAACCCGCATCATCGCTAAGCCGGACGCGCCGAGGCTGCTGGAAGCCGAGATCGCCCGGCCCGGCTATGCCGTGGCCCCCATCGCCTTCGGTACCAACACCGACCCCTATCAGCCGGCGGAGGCGGGCCTGGGGATCATGCGCGGCTGCCTGCAGGTGCTGCACGACTGGAACCACCCGCTCAGCATCGTAACGCGCGGGCGTACCATCCTGCGCGACCTTGACCTGATCGGGGCGATGGCGGCGCGGGGGCAGGTCTTCGTGGGCGTCTCGCTGACCACACTCGACCCCGCGCTTGCCCGTTTGATGGAGCCGCGCGCGCCTGCCCCCGCAACGCGCCTGAAGATGATCCGGGCGCTGGCGGAGGCGGGCGTGCGGGTGCGGGTGATGCTGGCGCCGATGATCCCCGCCCTGACGGATCACGAGATCGAATCGCTCCTTGCCGCCGCGCGGGCTGCGGGTGCGGCCACCGCCAGCATGATCCCGATCCGCCTGCCGCACGAGGTCGCGCCCCTGTTCCGCGACTGGCTGGACCGCCACCATCCGGGGCGCGCCGCCCATGTCATGTCCCGCATCCGGGCCATGCGCGGCGGGCGCGACAACGATCCCCGCTTCGGCCACCGGATGCGCGGCCAAGGACCCGAGGCCGACCTGATGCACCAGCGTTTCCGCCTTGCCCGCAGGCGCCTGGGCTATGACGGCGAAAGCCCGCCGCTGGACGCCAGCCGCTTCGCCCCGCCGCCGCGCCCCGGCGACCAGCTTGCGCTGTTCTGACAGTCAGGGCAGGCTGAAGACATGACGGTGATCTGGCACAACCCGAACTGTTCGACCTCGCGCAAGGTGCTGGCCGCGCTGCGCGAAAGCGGCGACGATCCCGAGGTGATCGAATATCTCAAGACCCCGCCCGACCGCGAGACGATCCGGCAATGGACAGCCAACGCCGGGCTGACGGTCCGGCAGGGGCTGCGGCAGCGCAACACCCCCTATCACGACCTCGGCCTGGGCGATCCCGAACTGACCGACGACCAGCTTCTCGATTCGATCGTGGCGCATCCGATCCTGCTGGAACGTCCCTTCGTGCGGACATCGCTCGGCACCCGCCTCTGCCGTCCACCCGAGCGCGTCTTCGAGATCATGGCCAACCCGCCCGCGCCTTCGACGCAGGATGGCGGGTCGCCCGCCTGACGCTGCAGGGCGCTTGGCTGCCCGTTCTTCTTCGCTCAAATATCCGCGGGGGAGCTGCGGAACGCAGCGGGGGCGGCAGCCCCGGCCTCAGCGCGCCCCGCGGATCATTCCCATGATCTCGCGCGCTTCCGCCACGATGGGCGAGGCGATGGCATTTGCCCTTTCGGCCCCTTCCAGCAGGATGCGGTCGATCTCGGAAGGATCGCCCATCAACTGGTTCATCCGCCGGGTGATCGGCGCCAGCACCGACACCGCAAGGTCGGCCAGCGCCGGCTTAAAGGCGCCGAAGCCTTGGCCCTCGAAGCGTGCCAGCACCGCGTCGGGCGTCTCGTCCGACAGGGCGGCGTGGATGTTAACGAGGTTCCGCGCCTCGGGCCGGTCCTTCAGCCCCTCCATCGCGCCGGGCAGCGGCTCGGCATCGGTGCGGGCCTTGCGGATCTTCTGGGCGATGGCGTCGGCGTCGTCGGTCAGGTTGATGCGGCTGGCGTCCGAGGGGTCGGACTTGGACATCTTCTTCGTCCCGTCGCGCAGGGACATGACGCGGGTCGCAGCGCCCTCGATCACCGGCTCGGGTGCGGGAAAGAAATCAGTGCCGTAGTCGTGGTTGAACTTGGCCGCGATGTCGCGGGTCAGTTCCACGTGCTGCTTCTGGTCCTCGCCCACCGGCACATGGGTCGCGTGATAGGCAAGGATGTCCGCCGCCATCAGCGCGGGATAGGCATAAAGGCCAAGGCTGACGGCCTCGGCGTTCTTGCCCGCCTTGTCCTTGAACTGGGTCATGCGGTTCATCCAGCCCAAGCGGGCCACGCAGGACAGCATCCAGCCAAGCTCGGCATGGGCGGGGACATGGCTTTGCACGAACAGCACCGACTGCGCCGGGTCGATCCCCGCGGCAAGGAAGGCCGCCGCCGCCTCGCGCGTCTGCTGGCGCAGCCGCTCGGGCTCCTGCCAGACGGTGATCGCGTGCAGGTCCACGAGGCAGTAGATCGTCTCGACCTGCCCCTGCTTTTCGGCAAAGCGGCGCAGGGCGCCGAGGTAGTTGCCCAGCGTCAGACCG contains:
- the trpS gene encoding tryptophan--tRNA ligase, which gives rise to MARVHTPRIFSGIQPSGGLTLGNYLGALRRFAEKQGQVETIYCLVDLHAITVWQEPERLRQQTREAAAAFLAAGIDPAQSVLFVQSHVPAHAELGWMLSCVARLGWMNRMTQFKDKAGKNAEAVSLGLYAYPALMAADILAYHATHVPVGEDQKQHVELTRDIAAKFNHDYGTDFFPAPEPVIEGAATRVMSLRDGTKKMSKSDPSDASRINLTDDADAIAQKIRKARTDAEPLPGAMEGLKDRPEARNLVNIHAALSDETPDAVLARFEGQGFGAFKPALADLAVSVLAPITRRMNQLMGDPSEIDRILLEGAERANAIASPIVAEAREIMGMIRGAR
- a CDS encoding DNA-3-methyladenine glycosylase; the protein is MRLIEAEGDIAEGVAHLAAVCPVWARVLPELGPLPLRRREDGFGALMSAIVSQQISVAAAASISARLAAAGLDRPDAIAAAEDAALRACGLSGQKVRYLRALTGADIDFAALRQMPDEEVSATLTALPGIGRWTAEMYLIFALGRADAFAPDDLALQESARIMYGLPERPRGKALAELARPWAPWRAVAARGLWAYYHHAKGREGVT
- a CDS encoding pyrimidine 5'-nucleotidase yields the protein MPPRPLRDIDTVALQAEFADVDAWIFDLDNTLYSADLRLFSQIEARMTGYVQRLLGVDAPEADRLRAHYWREHGTTLAGLMAHHGIDPETYLAEVHDIDFTALTPEPALAEAIRALPGLKIIHTNADSAYAGQVLARRELAVFDAIHGIGEVGYHPKPDPRSFAAVLEAHRLDPARCAMFEDDPRNLEVPFSLGMRTVLVGAGRHGPDELAEDHSHGSHILWHTRDIASFVAALAAALADVADSGPTLTTAEARS
- a CDS encoding alpha/beta hydrolase; the protein is MTRELQSDRRGPEKAGSVIVFLHGYGADGADLLGLAEPLGRYLPDTVFYAPNASEPCVNNPFGFQWFPIPWLDGSTEAQARASMEKSIDDVNAFLDNVLAREGLQADRMVVVGFSQGTMMALHVLPRRDKAVAGIVGFSGRLLAPELVGEARVRPPVLLLHGDQDPMVPFADMGLAERALAGAGFDIATHVMPGTGHGISPDGLGAALSFIRKVLGAK
- a CDS encoding HNH endonuclease, with product MLDDPHVETDFRTQFVRDPASLRRNPALVLNADYRPLSYYPLSLWPWQETIKAVFLDRVTILAEYEEVVRSQREAIRIPSVVVLRDYVRPRKRVAFTRFNLFMRDSFCCQYCGSRGDLTFDHVVPRSRGGVTSWENVVAACSPCNLRKANKSLRASGLRLARAPRRPTSEEMHAMGRRFPPNHLHVSWMDYLYWDAELES
- a CDS encoding PA0069 family radical SAM protein — protein: MLPPRNPDEILKARGAAHRPAARFEPYRLVHEDDGWNTTSDENLLRTEVTTEVPRRIITRNDSPDVPFDRSVNPYRGCEHGCIYCFARPSHAWLGLSPGLDFETRIIAKPDAPRLLEAEIARPGYAVAPIAFGTNTDPYQPAEAGLGIMRGCLQVLHDWNHPLSIVTRGRTILRDLDLIGAMAARGQVFVGVSLTTLDPALARLMEPRAPAPATRLKMIRALAEAGVRVRVMLAPMIPALTDHEIESLLAAARAAGAATASMIPIRLPHEVAPLFRDWLDRHHPGRAAHVMSRIRAMRGGRDNDPRFGHRMRGQGPEADLMHQRFRLARRRLGYDGESPPLDASRFAPPPRPGDQLALF
- the arsC gene encoding arsenate reductase (glutaredoxin) (This arsenate reductase requires both glutathione and glutaredoxin to convert arsenate to arsenite, after which the efflux transporter formed by ArsA and ArsB can extrude the arsenite from the cell, providing resistance.), which translates into the protein MTVIWHNPNCSTSRKVLAALRESGDDPEVIEYLKTPPDRETIRQWTANAGLTVRQGLRQRNTPYHDLGLGDPELTDDQLLDSIVAHPILLERPFVRTSLGTRLCRPPERVFEIMANPPAPSTQDGGSPA
- a CDS encoding GntR family transcriptional regulator encodes the protein MKDAYSLILSAIDDGTYRPGDRLVESELAERFGVSRTPVREALQRLETQSMLTRDGRSLIVATLDHNQLAELYTVRTELEALAARLAARHATREEVRVLGQMVDDDLRIVDDPQALSRANRRFHHQIHLASHNRYLVQQLDIVHRTMALMARTSLAAEGRGQRSLTEHREIVEAIASGDGDAAENALRNHISTAFETRLMESARAWASTIEQGRK